The Candidatus Schekmanbacteria bacterium genome segment AATCGATTGCAGACATCAAATAAGTGTAGGTATGAGGCGCTGATTCAATTTCACCTGCAAATGCCTTTATGGTTTTTTCAGCAATTTTTCCATATTTTTTATTTCCTGTAATTCTGCTTAACCTTAAAAGATTCATTACTGCTACTGAATTTCCTGACGGTGTTACCCCATCATAGATTTCTTTTATTTTCATTAAAAGTTTTTCACCTTCATTTGATGAGAAAAAAAATCCGCCTTTTTCTTTATCAAAAAAATCATCAATCATTATATCTGACAGATTTAGCGCTTCCTTTAAATAGCGTGTTTCAAAGGTTGATTCATATAATTCAATCAATCCCCAGGTAAGATAAGCGTAATCCTCAAGATGAGCGGCTAATCCCGACTCACCATCGCGATACCGCTTCAGAAGCCTGCCATTATCTTTTCGAAGGTTTGCAAGGATAAAATCTGCCGCTTTTTCTGCTTTTTCTGCATAGGTTTTCTCATTAAGCACAACCGATGCTTTTGCCAGCGAGGCAATCATCAATCCGTTCCAATCTGTCAGAATTTTATCATCTTTGAATGGTTTGATTCTTTTTTCCCGCGCACTGAAAAGTTTTTTCCTGTCTCTTTCAATGCGCTGATGAAGTGATATGGGATTTACTCCTTTCTTTTTGGCGATTGAGGATAATTCATCGCGCAGATAAATAATATTTTTTCCGGTTTTTTCCCCTGTGATTCTGTCATAAAAGTTGCCATCCTCTTCAATATTAAATATTTCAGAAAAAAACTCTCCTTCTCTTTTTCCGAGGACATCAATTATTTCCTTTTTCGACCACAAATAGAATTTTCCTTCTTCACCTTCGCTGTCTGCGTCTTCAGCGCTGTAAAAAGCCCCCTTGGGAGAGGTTAATTCCCGAAATACATATTCATATATTTCCTTTACAGTTTTCACATATAGATTATTGCCCGTTGCCTGATATGCTTCGACATAAGCAAGTGATATCAGTGCCTGGTCGTAAAGCATCTTCTCAAAATGGGGCACAAGCCAGTCGTGGTCGGTAGAATAGCGATGAAAACCGAACCCTATGTGATCATAAATCCCCCCCAATCGCATATTGGTCAATGTTTTTTCCACCATTTCAAGGGCTTGTGCATCTTTT includes the following:
- a CDS encoding thioredoxin domain-containing protein; the encoded protein is MKKLIIKFALPLILITFLSGDLFLCTDTKADDKGRLQFNLPSEELIKNLPPDGGSKYNRLIFEKSPYLLQHATNPVDWYPWGDEAFEKARKEDKPIFLSIGYSTCHWCHVMEEESFSSKEVAKILNKYFVAIKVDREERPDIDKVYMNILQAATGSGGWPMTIIMTPDKKPFFAGTYFSKTAQFGKPGLLQILPSIAETWKNERKKILDIAKEWDTAISTLTFESPGPFPDNEIIIKTFNNLSSSFDSKSGGFLFQPVKFPLPNNILFLIRYWNQTKDAQALEMVEKTLTNMRLGGIYDHIGFGFHRYSTDHDWLVPHFEKMLYDQALISLAYVEAYQATGNNLYVKTVKEIYEYVFRELTSPKGAFYSAEDADSEGEEGKFYLWSKKEIIDVLGKREGEFFSEIFNIEEDGNFYDRITGEKTGKNIIYLRDELSSIAKKKGVNPISLHQRIERDRKKLFSAREKRIKPFKDDKILTDWNGLMIASLAKASVVLNEKTYAEKAEKAADFILANLRKDNGRLLKRYRDGESGLAAHLEDYAYLTWGLIELYESTFETRYLKEALNLSDIMIDDFFDKEKGGFFFSSNEGEKLLMKIKEIYDGVTPSGNSVAVMNLLRLSRITGNKKYGKIAEKTIKAFAGEIESAPHTYTYLMSAIDYIINPGFEIVIAGNMQASDTKKMLSAIWKKYLPNTVIIFRPDNSKHAEIIKLASYVANMKSLKGKATAYVCRNFACNLPTTDIKNMLELIGEK